Proteins encoded in a region of the Paenibacillus sp. W2I17 genome:
- a CDS encoding DUF3139 domain-containing protein, translating to MSKTFKITSLVILAFILGISCWAYFGLLGNPLKKNDAEQQVTTYLIEQKGYSPEQLIEVQGTYSSKSSEAPYGASVTFADELEAKYQYIIFNNGEIKQYSHTSDDPKHEEPMVR from the coding sequence ATGAGTAAAACATTCAAGATCACTTCACTTGTCATCTTAGCATTTATACTCGGGATATCCTGCTGGGCCTACTTCGGACTGCTTGGTAATCCGCTGAAGAAAAATGATGCTGAACAACAGGTAACCACTTACCTGATTGAACAGAAAGGTTATTCACCCGAACAGCTTATCGAAGTACAAGGTACTTACTCCTCAAAAAGTTCTGAAGCACCTTACGGTGCCTCCGTAACATTCGCGGATGAACTCGAAGCGAAGTATCAATATATCATTTTTAACAATGGCGAGATTAAGCAGTACAGTCATACCAGTGATGATCCCAAACATGAGGAGCCCATGGTGAGATAA